The genomic stretch AGAataacatcaaaaataaaaatatgtttggaACTTAATATTAATTAACTTTTAACATGTAGCAGATTCATCCACCTTATCTTAGGTGATTACGGGTGCTAATATAGCGATTTGCTTTCCTAAAAATATTGAGAAAATGGCAACACAAGTACTTCAGTGGTTGAGAACATAAGTACTTCATATTGACTTATTTTTCAGTTAGAATATAGAGAACATTTCTAGGGAGAAATATAGCCTTGcttttaaaaactgtatttttaaactCTGGCCATGATGATTGCAAACCTGGCTGATTTTTAAAACCAATTTTATAAAAGCAGGGCTGTTTTTAAGAGATGGGTcttgtaaaaacatatttatatatttaacttatTCAGCAAGacgcttttaaaaaaaagtcagaatGAAAAAACATTACCAGAAAactgtctctgcttctctgtcgcCCCAACGGTCTTTGGGGGTGTCGATGTGTCACCATTACCATTTAAGCTCTGTGATGAGCGGGATGGTGGGGGCTGCTTCCCATCTGCTACTAGTTGAGAAAACACCACAGGGTGTCTCTTCGACAAGTGCCGATGCAGGTTGCTGGTGCTGCCGCCTTCAAAGCACTGTAACTTCTTCATGCAAATGCGGCAACGAGCAGCAGCCAAACTGTCCAGATGCTCGTAGTGCCTCCAAATCAAGCTGCGTTTATTCCGTCTATATTTTACAGGGCGGTCGTCACATGCCTCTTCATGTGTTATTTGTTCAGCTGCTTCCAGGATGCCATTAATAGCAGAATTAATACCAGCTTCATTAAGGGTGTCAGAGTCTCCGTTCTCCAGagctaaataaagaaaaacaaaacattataattaGGGTTGCAACTAACGATTAATTGTTTAGCGTATATCATGTCCGAAAATTGGAAAAATATGCATTACAAGTTCCTAGAGGCCAAATGTGACACCTTCAGAAGAaggtattattttttaaatatatatttcacttaTTCAGCAAGAtgcttttgaaaaagaaagaatgaattAGACACATAAACAGAAGTGAGCTATAAAACATTACCAGAAAactttctctgcttctctgtcgcCCCTATGGTCTCTGGAAGTGTCGATGTATCACTATTAGCATTTGAGCTCCGTGATGATTGCTGCCTGTCTGCTACGAGCTGAGAAAACACCTCCGGGTGTCTCTTTGAAATGTGCCGAAGCAGGTTGCTTGTGCTGCCTCCTTCAAAGCTCTGTAACTTCATGCAAATGCGGCAACGAGCAGAAGAAGAACTGTCCATCTCCTCGTAGTGCCTCCAAATCAAGCTGCGTTTCCGTCTACGTTTAACAGGGCGATCATCTGTCGCCTCTTCATCTGTTATTTGTTCTACTGGAGCTCCCTGTGCACCTTCCAGGATGCTATTAATAGCAGCTACATTCACTGAGGGAAGGGTGTCAAAGTCTTCATCCTCCAGAGCCACTTCCACTAaataagaggaaaacaaaaggttATTATTAGGGCTGCAACGAACGATTTGTTATTGATTAACATGTTGATATGATTTCTTTTGAACAACTGATTAATTGTTCAGTGTATAAAATggtaaaaacattgtaaaaaaacaacaaccaaaaaccctctccgggaaccatcaccttaccgtggtggagaggtttgtgtgttcctatgaacctgagagctgtgttgtctggagccttgtgctcctggtagggtctcccaaggcaaattggtctcaggcgaggggccagactaagaatggttcaaaacgacctcatgaaaaaaagggaaagagaaggagagaccctgcccggaggaagcccggggcccccgtctggagccaggcccagaggtagggcccgacagcgaacgcctggtggccgggtttgccacagagcccggtcgggcacagctcaaagaagctacgtggtgcctcccatccatccatcctgtgggcccaccactcacaggaagaaccgctggggtcgggtgcgctgtcacacaggtggcagtgatggtcagttACCTCggcggaccagacccgggcagcagaggctggctctggggacgtggaacgtcacctctctgtgggggaaggagccggaactagtgcgggaggtggagcgctaccagttggatctggtggagCTTACCTcacattgaacctgagtgggcgatgttcaaaacctctattgctgaagctgcggtgaggagctgtggtatcaccgtcttaggtgcctcaaggggcggtaaccctcaaacaccggaccccggtggtcagggaagccgttcgactgaagaaggagtccttccgggttatgttatctgggaggactctggaaacagttggagggtaccgacggactcgaagggcggcagcctctgccgtggcagaggcaaagcagcgggtgtgggagaagttcggagaagctatggagaaggactttcggtcggcaccaaggtgcttctggtaAATCGTCctgaacctcaggagggggaagcggggaaccatccaagctgtttacagcaagggtgggaccctgctgacttcgactaagaaggttatcgggcggtggaaggagcactttgaggaactcctgaatcccactaacatgccctctatgatagaggcagagctggaagctgatgggggaccatcgtcaatttccctgttggaagtcactgaggtagtcaaacaactccacagtggcaaagccgcaggggttgatgaaatctgtccagaaatgctgaaggctttgggtgttgaggggctgtcttggttgacacgcctcgtcaacattgcgtggaagtctggaacagtgcctagggggtggcagaccgcgGTGGTGGTttccctattcaaaaagggggaccagagagtgtgtgccaactacaggggtatcacactacCGTATTCCGTCCTGGTtgtggaacaatggaccaactcttcactctcgcaaggatcctggagggggcctgggagtacgcccaaccggtctatatgtgttttgtggatctggagaaggcgtatgaccgggtcccccgggtgctctttgcagatgatgtggtcctgatggcgtcattggtctgtgaccttcagtagtcactggatcggttcacagccgagtgtgaagcggttgggatgaggatcagcacctcaaaatctgaggccatggctctcagcagggaatcggtggattgcctactccgggtagggaatgagcccttaccaagtgaaggagttcaagtacgttggggtcttgttcgcgagtgagggcacgatggagcgagagattggccggagaatcggaggcggtattgcattcgctttaccgcaccgttgtgacaaaaagagagctcagccagaaggcaaagctctcgatcttccgggcgatctttgttcctaccctcaactgtggtcatgaaggctgggtcatcaccgaaagaacgagatcacgggtacaagcagccgaaatgggttttctcagacgggtggctggcgtttgccttagagatagggtgagaagctcagccatccgtgagagactcggagtagagccgctgctcctttgagttgaaaggagccagttgaggtggtttgggcatctagtaaggatgccaacTGGCCGCCTCcatagggaggtgttccagtcacgtccagctgggaagagaccccggggaagatccaggactcggtggagagattatatctcctcactggcctgggaatgcctcgggatctcccagttggagctggcggatgtggcccaggaagggaagtttggggttccttactggagctgctgcccccgcaactcgaccccggataagcggtagatgatggatggatggacaacaactaaaaacataaaacatcaaaagctTAATGTGACACCTTCAGATTTATAATGAAAAGCAACAAAGCCTCACATCTGAGAAGCAAATACCTTGCTATGACCTAAACATCTAATCTAAAAAAGTTGgcttatacattttatttaattaattgattaaataacaaaaataattatttcaacaCTTATGATAACCTGCAGTTTTTCTGAATTCTTATTATTTCAGATGTGATAGAGAAAGATGACAATCTTGCTAAAAAAGACTCAAAGGCATTTTGTCTAACTGTCCTCTCATCATCAATAACGCAATtataattacaatatgctgTGATTGACTGCTACACTACCAAATGTCTATCATAGCTAACGGAGATCATCAGTCAttacagcagaaaataaaactgtGGCACGTTTTCATTCACATTTGAATCTGTTTTATGATGCACATGGAAGCTAATTGAGTGTAGCGAGACAAAgcagtgttgtttttcttcattaacAGTCAATACAATacctttttcacattttgacatgttgcaATAGGAAAAGCACTggtgtaaataaaaacattattgatGACTGCTGGATTATTCAGCtaattttaattgttgttttatcACTATTGCGAGTCATAAAAAAGGCATGTTGTGTATTTCCAGAAGCTTGTAAATTATTTAGTTAGATGATTTAGGAAGCATACCGGAACAGAACTGTTCACTGTCCGATTCCATCTTCATGACCGTCGACGGTTAATAAAAAGCCCCAAACGACGCATCTTTTACGGACTGTGGCTAACGTTGGCTCCGGGTCATCATCACCCTGCATCAGACACTTACGTGCCGCTCAAATTCAGCGTTGTATCtgtgaaattgttttaaaaagaatcaGTTGTTTTCACTATAATGCCGACAGTTAGCATCAGCTAGCAGCTAACTGTTGTGTTTATAAAGTTGCTACACTTTGTTCCGCAATGCATTGCTGCCGCCTACGTCATATCCGGGGCGGGgactgtttaaaaaagaaatgtattaaatgaattacattatataatagctaacaaaatatatataattttgaatgtaatattttcacTTAGATGTTCTACAGATTTGTTGTCTGCTTTTGGTTTTGGTCTGTATTTATGGTTGTGCTTAATCCAATACATCAATATATCAAGCATCCTACCAATATTTACAATTGTAAGAGCTATGTAATCTGATGTAGCTATAAATCAAGATGATATATGAATAATGTTGAAACATTGTTAAAGCTTATTTAGAGCCGAGTCAATGAATGAGTTCACAGCAAACCTGCACTTTGAGAACAGACACTGCTAAGTTATttgcataaaatgtaaaaggttgTTTCCAGCAGGCAGATCCTGTAATCCCCTCAACTGCAGCACAATGCTCCCATGGAAAAACACTGGCTCTATAGAGATGAGGGAGGAGGCATGATGTTATGAATGTGAACATATTGCGTCATATTTTAAAGTGATAATAGGTCAACATTTGCATGCTGCTAGTTCAGTCTACAACACAACTGATCAATAAACTGAAGTCTGACCAAAGACACTAAATGAAtacatctgtatttatttaaggaAATATCTGTCAGGCAGATGAACAGTACAGTTTCCCCAACTTAAATGTAACACATTGTGCTCAAAAAGCCATAATATCAATTAAAACAACACTAAATCTAAACAAGATAAATATCACAACAGAAATTCAcaggctgaaaacacaaacgGAACAGAATAAACAATGCAAACCTTTGTCCGcacaaagacataaataaatacaaaaactcTTCCTTATACAGACACACGTTAAATTCATTTTCGCAGTAAGCCGGCTGGTACAAGCACCACACAGCATATTAAATATGTGGCATTTTTATCAGTTATCagtgcaaaaaacaaaagaaaaaaggtgaaAACTCAGTTGGAATGTATTTTAATAGTGGTGGGTTATCGAACATCCTGCAGGCAAATGTGATGTATTTTATAAAGACACTTGATGTAAACTTGATTAATTGTAAAGCACTGTTGTGATAGCGTGAGGTAAGCGTGTGTTGCGTGTATGTATCCTTATTTGCAGATCCTTCATGGGTCTAAGAAGGGGACAGACCAATCAAAAACCAGCACCCTGCTTCTGTATTTACCTCCCGTCTCAGCAGTAGGAGCGTTGTGGTCCAATATTATTCAGCATATTCAGCATTACTATGATGCAGTGAGCGACTATAACAACCGTAAACTTCCTTCTCTTGGTCTGAGCAATTAGAGAGGCACACATTTAAACTCTCGCGCACGTCAGATCCAGTGGTTCTACTCAATGAAAATATCAGTAAGGTTTTAGGATGAAGGGCAGGCTCCACTCTTTTGATTTAAACATCTGTAATAAGTTTAAATACAAAATCttgtaaaaacatataaaattaCTTCAATGGTtaacacatgtaaacaaaccttttacacacattttaaactaaatttaGTTGTCAAATATCCTTAGGCTTTGTATCTAAAACTTTTGACACCTAAACAATAAAAGGTCACTGATCTGTAATTTCTAGGACAAGCCTGTTTCTGCTAATGTAAGATTTAATGTGATACTCCACCTAAAATCTATAATCTGAGCATCAAATGTCATCCTTTGTAAACTTGACAGGTAGCTATTAAAAAGGTGGTTGTTTCCTTTTTCAGTCAGTTTGAATGGTTTAGTAGATTGCCAATAGGAAACCACCCTCATTGAAGCTTCTTAAAGTCTGGAAGTAGTATTTCTTTGATAAAATTACTGAACATACTGAATATGTGGATCAGATACTTTCCCCCCCACGATGAAACAGGTCACTATTGAAATCCACTGTAGGAGTCATGAACTCCAGCTCACTATAGCTTCTCCGTCTATGAAGAAGGAAACTTCTTACAGTTTTATAGTTTACAGGATGTGAGTGATACTCAAAAGAAAGATTTAGGATTAAGCATGAATTGAATCACTTATAGCTTATATTACTCAATCCCTGGTATTTTACGTATGCCATGGCATTTCATAACATAAAAGCCTACAAGCCCCTCTTGCAATCTTTAAATGTATGCTTATTATTACACattcctaaaataaaataaaactctgcACAGCTCCATTATTCTTATTCTGAATTTTAAAGAGGATGAGCTCCAATGAGGCAACATTTGAATTTGTCGCCACACTGCAAGCAATGAAAGTGTTTTGTTAGTCAAATCATCCTCATGCTTTCCTATTCACGTTCAAGGTTAACTCTTCCATTTAGAATAAGGTGCTATTCATGTTGGGAATAAATTAACACCAAAATACATCTAAATGTTATGTACAAtagacattaaaatgttttctcgGTTGGAATGTACACTTAAAATTGGGTTTTAATTTGAGCCAAATTACAAAATTCCCGGCTTGGTTTAGCTCAACAATTGGTCATGACCCAAAATTGGGTTTTTAGAAAAAAGTGCTTGTGCACCAACTTAACAACTTTGTTAGTGCTGATGCTTAGTTTTTAGACCATTTAATATCCAACTCTGGGAAACACTTAAACCACTGATGGTCTGTTGacttaacttaaaataaaataaaataaactactaAAAGAGGAATATcagtaaaatacaacaaactgcATGTTTCCCAAattacagacatgtatccaGACACGCTGTGAAGTGAGGATAAAGGAAATGGTCAGACGGCCACTGAAAGGTTGCTTTTTGACTTTTGCTCTTGGCCAATATTTGACATAGGTGTGGTGCCTTGTTGACAGGTGATGTAGTATATACAGGTGACGAGTATCAACCTTATTAAGCAGGAAATTTGCAGTCATGACTCGATGACTTTAAACTTGAGTGAGAATAAAGACTGTGTCTACTTTTTGGCATGGTAAAGATAAACATGTAAACGGGGCACAGGTAGATTTTGACACAGCTATTATAATATTTTCTGTTGAGAATCAGAATAATGGAGCTGCAGTTAAGAAATTTAGTGTACAAAAAAATCATATCTGTGAGGGATACAAACATCCACAACACAGTTATGTTTTCTAAAGCACAAATATTCTGctcaaaatgtgaaaatgcaaaaagtAGTCATGAGTAATGTAAACTGCCTCACCAGCTGAATTAAAGGGAAAACATTCAGAGCCCAGTTTTGTCAGACACATGTAGTAGTTGCACTGggtttataaatacatttagttctTATTTCTCTGCAGAGCCTCACACAGGTTGTGATTCGGATCTGGCTCCTCACTCATGATCTCAACACACTCCCATTCTCCGCTACAGCTGGACCGTTTCACCGCCTCGACCACCGTCTGCACATACAGACCATCCTCAAATGTCGGTGCCATGGCAACAGGTCCTCGAGCCCATGACCTGCGCTCCTCGTGAGCCTGAAAAGACTGTCTCAGTGCCTTTACCATGGAGCTCAGCCCCTGCAGGTGAGGCAGGGGCATCTCTTTCACCTCTGGCCCCACCCACCCACTGTCGCCTAGCAACAGCTCCTCACCTTTACTCCCATTGCGTTGACCATATAGCTCTGTCCCCCTGGCAATCAGTCTCCCAGTGGATCCGACTACCATAACCTCGTGCACGAATGACCCTGGCATGTTGAAGTTCAGGGTCACGGTGCAACACACGCCACCAGAGCGAGACCCAGTTCCACCCATCAACATTTGGAAGAAGCAAAAATCATCGCTGGTGACGCGGCGGATGCCTCGGATCAAACCATTCTGTTGTACAAAGGTTCGCAGTAAGCCATGAACACGGTGGGCTCGAGCACTGGTTAGGTAACTTAAAAGGTCAATGACGGAAGAGCCGACAGTGTGCAGTCCGCCTCCTCCCATCAGCTCCTCACATGTCCAGCCGTACGACTGATCCAGGAGGCTGGGGCCATACACTCGGACATCACACACCTGCATTTCGCCAACATATCCCTCCACCAGCAGCTGGCGCATTGCCCCAAAAGCTGGCAGGAAGCGCAGGGTGTTACCCATAACGCTTAGCAGCTGTGGGTAGTATCTGGCAGCAGTCACCATCTTGAATGAATCCACAGCAGTTGCAGCTTTCTCACACAGAACATTCTTACCTATACCtgcagatagagagggaaaggaagggCTTAACATTATTCAGATAAAAATTAATTCTACGATGGGAGCGGTAAAGTACAATGTGAATACTAgaattttacatttcaaaagacAAATCACCCACTCCTACATATAAACCATTTTATGATTTCTTGTATTGAAACAGCAACGAAAAAGTGGAAGAACTGATTTCCTTCTATGAATTTATCTTAAATTGGTGATCATCGTGTTCACTTACTATGGTTTTTAATCTGCCTTAAATTAGTAATAAAGCTTTACACACAATTCATTTTCTACCtccatttatatcaatgagggtagacaaaattataaaaacagctCTCAGAATAATGCAATACAATTCGACAGCATCACAAAAGAAACTGCAGCctccaaaataaatgtattgcagGGCTGTTGAATTAGACTGCATTTGTTTTAGCTAGGTGTGCCTTTTAAAGTGGCAACTGagtgtatataaaatatgatttgaagGTGTAGGGTGGACTTGGTGTCTCAGTGCTCGGGCACACTGTGGAGTTGATTGCCTTAAATGCCATTACCGCTCAGGTCTTGGAGATTGGTATGAATAAACAAGTCGTCAACATTCTCCTGCAACGATATGCGATAGCACAGAGGgtgtgtatacatttttttatacaGAGATTGGTCGCCTTCGGTAGCCCTTGGAAGTAGTGCCGTGGATAAATCCTTTGGTGGAGACTTACTCAGGAAGTTGCAACTAAAACAGGAAGTTGAGGTCAACACTCAGGAATTCCATcagatacagtatgttaaaGTTATAGATCTACTCTCCTCtgatgagaaaatgtgttaattatttttGCTATAATGTGCTTCTAACAGATGTGAGGTGTGGTGAATTTCAAGTTTTAAtctgtaatgtttgttttggggttttttccccccctcaaATTGCTACGTTCCCGGTGGGAATCCTCAATAATCATATCCCAAGGATAAACCGAGAGACACGTTACAGAAGAATGCGGCCATTTTCAGTTTTCGGGGAGTGCTGTCATTACAGTCAAAAATTTCAAATCGGTTCCAGAGCCGACCTGCCACGCCCAGCTGGGTCAGGTCACATTAGCAGCTTTTATTCGGAGATGATTATAGTGGAAACTGGAATGTAAGACCTGAAGCTGGGCTTATTTGATGGTAATTATTCACATAAGCCAAAAAATTCATAATTCTttcatgtaaaagaaaataaataaccaaTGTTCGCCTTTTTTTTATAGCAATGCTGTATGTTTTATGGCTTGTGATTGagtgactgtatgtatgtaggctTAGCACAAATGTTTAGTGTAAAACTGCAAGTTATACACTTTTAACATGCCCAAGGTTTTAGGACAGGGCAGCATGACAAAGGTAGTTTTGGTaacagtgcatgtgtgtttatgacttcTTACCCAGTGCTTTGACAGCAATCTGCCTCGTCATTGAGGGTGGAATATAGATGCAAACAAGGTCGACATCTTGGTGCAGCAGGACGTCATCAGATCGGCTGGTGTGAAATGGGATGCCAAGCTCCTTTGCCAAGCAGCACGCTTCCTCTTCACTTCGCCCCCAAACTGCATGAACCTCGAAGCCTTCAGCTTTCAACAACGGGACCAGCACTCGGGCTGTGCTGCCCGTGCCGAATACACCAACTCCTGGCAACATGGCAGTGCCACACACTGCGACCTTACATGTTAACGCATCATCGACATCCCAGCA from Cottoperca gobio chromosome 3, fCotGob3.1, whole genome shotgun sequence encodes the following:
- the LOC115024068 gene encoding uncharacterized protein LOC115024068 isoform X1; amino-acid sequence: MKMESDSEQFCSVEVALEDEDFDTLPSVNVAAINSILEGAQGAPVEQITDEEATDDRPVKRRRKRSLIWRHYEEMDSSSSARCRICMKLQSFEGGSTSNLLRHISKRHPEVFSQLVADRQQSSRSSNANSDTSTLPETIGATEKQRKFSALENGDSDTLNEAGINSAINGILEAAEQITHEEACDDRPVKYRRNKRSLIWRHYEHLDSLAAARCRICMKKLQCFEGGSTSNLHRHLSKRHPVVFSQLVADGKQPPPSRSSQSLNGNGDTSTPPKTVGATEKQRQFSGSSKVSKAPAGENRVFRREWELIEALRRAQREEARALEHQRELLEKLRAVNAREAAADREEIESLRKAQLEEAKDLSRQREEVQKEKTELQRKEKELQQEREELVSFSRGQQAS
- the LOC115024068 gene encoding uncharacterized protein LOC115024068 isoform X2; protein product: MKMESDSEQFCSVEVALEDEDFDTLPSVNVAAINSILEGAQGAPVEQITDEEATDDRPVKRRRKRSLIWRHYEEMDSSSSARCRICMKLQSFEGGSTSNLLRHISKRHPEVFSQLVADRQQSSRSSNANSDTSTLPETIGATEKQRKFSALENGDSDTLNEAGINSAINGILEAAEQITHEEACDDRPVKYRRNKRSLIWRHYEHLDSLAAARCRICMKKLQCFEGGSTSNLHRHLSKRHPVVFSQLVADGKQPPPSRSSQSLNGSSKVSKAPAGENRVFRREWELIEALRRAQREEARALEHQRELLEKLRAVNAREAAADREEIESLRKAQLEEAKDLSRQREEVQKEKTELQRKEKELQQEREELVSFSRGQQAS
- the gfod2 gene encoding glucose-fructose oxidoreductase domain-containing protein 2 → MLPGVGVFGTGSTARVLVPLLKAEGFEVHAVWGRSEEEACCLAKELGIPFHTSRSDDVLLHQDVDLVCIYIPPSMTRQIAVKALGIGKNVLCEKAATAVDSFKMVTAARYYPQLLSVMGNTLRFLPAFGAMRQLLVEGYVGEMQVCDVRVYGPSLLDQSYGWTCEELMGGGGLHTVGSSVIDLLSYLTSARAHRVHGLLRTFVQQNGLIRGIRRVTSDDFCFFQMLMGGTGSRSGGVCCTVTLNFNMPGSFVHEVMVVGSTGRLIARGTELYGQRNGSKGEELLLGDSGWVGPEVKEMPLPHLQGLSSMVKALRQSFQAHEERRSWARGPVAMAPTFEDGLYVQTVVEAVKRSSCSGEWECVEIMSEEPDPNHNLCEALQRNKN